In the Elusimicrobiota bacterium genome, AATCCCAGAATTGTTGAGGCATTTCTTCGATCTATAGAAGAAAAACCAGAAGCTTTTGCACAATAGATTTTCTTTAAATTATACTCTTCCGCAGGATTTCTCATCAACTATTTCATAATATTTTGAAAAAATTTATGCGTAATACCAGACGGGGGATCTTAGATGAAAAATCTGTTCATTGTTCTGATATGCTTTTTCTTTTTTCAAAATTTGTTTGCGTTACAAGGTAAAATCTCTTTAAAATCCGGCTATTCAGCAAAAGGTGATATACGTGAAAATTCTGACGGAAGCGTATGGGTTACCGATAAAAATGGTTGTGCAGTACAATATGATAAATCTGAGATTGAAAATATAATAATTTATTCAGAACGTGATATCGCCACAGAAAAATTTTTAAAAGCATATAAAAAAACTCCAGAAGTAAGTTCATCGGGTTTCTATAAAAAGAAAACCAAGTATGAAAAGATAATAAACAGTGCCGCCAAAGCAAATGCTGTTGATCCTGCCTTAGTAAAAGCAGTAATAAAAGCCGAGTCTGACTTTAATCCTAATGATACATCTTACAAAGGTGCTTGCGGCCTTATGCAATTGATGCCGCAGACTGCAAAACTTCTTAGGGTAAAAAACATTTATAATCCGGAAGAAAATATTTACGCTGGTACAAAATATCTTAAGAATATGCTTTCTTTATTCAACGGAGACAGGGAAAAAGCTTTAGCAGCATATAATGCAGGTCCCGGAAAAGTAATGAAATATAGGAACATCCCTCCGTATCGGGAGACTCGTGACTATATTTTTGCAGTCAAGCAATATTACCGGCATTACAAGGGGCCAAGTAAAGTATTTTCATATACTGATGAATCAGGGAACTTAGCAATTTATAATGAGGACTAAATATTCTTTCAAAGTGCACTAATAGAACTTATATGACAAATAAAATACCCGCTTATATAAAGAAAAAATTGAAAAATTATCCCGTTTTTTATCAAAAAGTCTGGATGGAATGCTTTAAAATTCCCTATGGAAAAACAATTACTTATAAAAAACTTGCTGAAAATATGAGGATTCCAAATTCGGCAAGAGCAGTAGGAAACGCACTTAGCAAAAATCCGTTTGCTCCGGTTATCCCTTGTCATAGAGTAGTAAAAAGCGACGGGAGAATTGGGGGATATTCGGGTACGGGTGGAATAAAAACTAAAAAGAAGCTAATAGAAAAAGAAAAAAATGGTTAACTGGCGTTTTATTGCAAACGAAAATAATTTAGCTGATTACAATATGGCGATTGATGAATGTTTGTTTGCTCTAAAGTCAAACAACAAATCATTGTCTCCAGTTTTGCGAGTTTATTCATGGTCATTACCTTTAATCAGTATCGGTTATTTTCAAAAATATTCAGATTTTGCAAATCGTAAATTACCG is a window encoding:
- a CDS encoding MGMT family protein, whose amino-acid sequence is MTNKIPAYIKKKLKNYPVFYQKVWMECFKIPYGKTITYKKLAENMRIPNSARAVGNALSKNPFAPVIPCHRVVKSDGRIGGYSGTGGIKTKKKLIEKEKNG